The following proteins come from a genomic window of Lolium rigidum isolate FL_2022 chromosome 5, APGP_CSIRO_Lrig_0.1, whole genome shotgun sequence:
- the LOC124653622 gene encoding dihydroceramide fatty acyl 2-hydroxylase FAH1-like: MVAQAFTVDLDKPLVFQVGHLEEQYQDWVHQPIVSKEGPRFFANDVLEFLTRTKWWAVPLIWLPVVCWCLNQSIQMGHTVPEVALMVVAGIFIWTLIEYTLHRYLFHIDTKSYWTNTAHYLLHGCHHKHPMDGLRLVFPPTAAAILCYPFWSLVKLFTTTSTTPGVFGGGLLGYVIYDCTHYYLHHAHPSFDPAKHLKKYHLNHHFRIQNKGFGITSTLWDHVFGTLPSTKTADKST; encoded by the exons ATGGTTGCACAAGCCTTTACAGTAGATTTGGACAAGCCTCTTGTATTTCAG GTTGGTCATCTAGAGGAACAGTATCAGGACTGGGTTCACCAGCCAATTGTTAGCAAGGAGGGGCCACGATTTTTTGCCAATGATGTTTTGGAG TTCTTAACACGGACAAAATGGTGGGCAGTTCCTCTTATTTGGCTGCCTGTTGTTTGCTGGTGCCTGAATCAATCAATCCAAATGGGCCACACAGTTCCCGAAGTGGCGCTGATGGTTGTGGCAGGAATATTTATCTGGACACTGATTGAATACACATTGCATCGGTACCTGTTCCACATAGATACTAAAAGTTACTG GACAAACACAGCTCATTATCTTCTGCATGGATGCCATCACAAGCATCCAATGGATGGACTTCGGCTTGTGTTTCCACCAACTGCTGCAGCCATCTTGTGTTATCCG TTCTGGAGTCTAGTCAAGCTCTTTACTACTACGTCTACCACTCCTGGTGTGTTTGGAGGTGGCCTGTTGGGCTATGTGATCTATGATTGCACACACTACTACCTGCATCATGCCCATCCCTCATTCGATCCAGCAAAACATCTGAAG AAATACCATCTGAACCACCACTTCAGAATTCAAAACAAGGGCTTTGGAATAACATCAACCCTTTGGGACCATGTGTTTGGAACGCTGCCTTCAACGAAAACCGCTGACAAGAGCACTTGA
- the LOC124652756 gene encoding thaumatin-like protein, with the protein MAAPAALSSTLVLLLVAFTASRVGAATFYITNGCASTVFPGAIPVARGVGGTDLKPGETWALKVDAGASGRIWPRTGCSFDPVTGQGGCDTGDCGGVLRCVLPGKPPATLAEFTIGEDGGAPDIYGISVVDGFSIPMEFSCSPGGIADGVVRCMDAGCPDANHHPGDGKYRTCQGDGEYQIVFCPST; encoded by the coding sequence ATGGCAGCTCCGGCGGCCTTGTCGTCGACCCTCGTCCTCCTGCTCGTGGCCTTCACCGCCAGCCGTGTCGGCGCGGCCACCTTCTACATCACCAACGGGTGCGCCTCCACGGTGTTCCCCGGCGCCATCCCGGTTGCCCGCGGCGTCGGCGGTACGGATCTCAAGCCCGGCGAGACGTGGGCCCTCAAGGTGGACGCCGGCGCCTCCGGAAGGATCTGGCCCCGCACCGGGTGCTCCTTCGACCCCGTGACCGGCCAGGGCGGCTGCGACACCGGCGACTGCGGCGGCGTCCTGCGCTGCGTCCTCCCCGGGAAGCCGCCGGCGACGCTAGCCGAATTCACCATTGGGGAGGACGGCGGCGCCCCGGACATCTACGGCATCTCCGTCGTGGATGGCTTCAGCATTCCGATGGAGTTCTCGTGCAGCCCTGGCGGGATCGCCGACGGCGTCGTCCGGTGCATGGACGCCGGCTGTCCCGACGCGAACCACCACCCCGGCGACGGCAAGTACCGCACGTGCCAGGGCGACGGCGAGTACCAGATCGTCTTCTGTCCATCCACATGA
- the LOC124651641 gene encoding protein VASP homolog produces the protein MPSTLKRPSLGRLLASLRPPPSRAGSPSNFPVQTGFPTSLADLVVKNHGRLRKPRKPRRPTAALVPPPVALTVAAEELPLSPPPQPLSPVAVQRPDAAPRPPEGGTVFRLRPELLVLGGTVALALLALWSEGTVAAFTVAALSLLWIESSSRRRRRLPTAEADAMLDSCGRGAASPIREVEESPSSSCSDSDKGERSALVAGGGDDLTTPKRKGKRSLRKLISKKLQKKPKSKDSSSSYKGEAEQPDAAAGDDIEPATPEAPITSNERTPSESSIEWSSSSSEAAAVVADGRGAGRFPLAAFVPVILTGLAVGKLPATALSVLCIVFSSAVQRLK, from the coding sequence atgccCAGCACCCTGAAGCGCCCCTCCCTCGGCCGCCTGCTCGCctccctccgcccgccgccgtcccgcGCGGGCTCGCCGTCCAACTTCCCCGTCCAGACCGGTTTCCCCACATCCCTCGCCGACCTCGTCGTCAAGAACCATGGCCGCCTCAGGAAGCCCCGGAAGCCGCGCCGACCCACCGCCGCTCTAGTGCCGCCTCCAGTGGCGCTGACGGTGGCTGCCGAAGAGCTTCCTCTGTCGCCGCCGCCCCAGCCTCTCTCGCCGGTGGCGGTGCAGCGTCCGGACGCGGCGCCTCGGCCGCCAGAAGGCGGCACCGTTTTCCGGCTCCGTCCGGAGCTCCTCGTGCTGGGCGGCACCGTGGCGCTGGCACTCCTCGCGCTGTGGAGCGAGGGGACGGTCGCGGCGTTCACCGTCGCCGCGCTGTCGCTGCTCTGGATCGAGTCCTcctcccgccggcgccggcggctgccGACAGCGGAGGCCGACGCGATGCTGGATTCGTGCGGCCGCGGCGCCGCCTCCCCGATTCGGGAGGTGGAGGAATCGCCCAGTTCTAGCTGCTCCGATTCCGACAAGGGGGAAAGGAGCGCGcttgtcgccggcggcggcgacgatttGACCACCCCGAAGCGGAAGGGGAAGAGGTCGCTGAGGAAACTGATCTCCAAGAAGCTGCAGAAGAAGCCGAAGTCCAAGGATTCGTCGAGCTCTTACAAGGGCGAGGCCGAGCAGCCGGACGCTGCCGCCGGCGACGACATCGAGCCAGCGACGCCCGAGGCTCCGATCACTTCCAACGAGCGGACGCCGTCGGAATCAAGCATAGaatggtcgtcgtcgtcgtcagaaGCAGCGGCGGTTGTGGCGGATGGACGAGGGGCCGGCAGATTTCCCCTCGCGGCGTTCGTCCCGGTGATCCTGACAGGCCTGGCCGTCGGGAAGCTCCCGGCGACGGCGCTTTCCGTGCTCTGCATAGTGTTCTCCAGTGCCGTCCAGCGACTGAAGTAG